A single Tachypleus tridentatus isolate NWPU-2018 chromosome 9, ASM421037v1, whole genome shotgun sequence DNA region contains:
- the LOC143225696 gene encoding uncharacterized protein LOC143225696 isoform X1 — MLEREFLRTENIMQCLRGSRGIMVLLFYILCLWTEAAAMCPMHCNCNDQSLRVLCRDANLDVVPITLNPEIRELILKNNHIKGIMASFSVYHNLRYLDISHNQLVRVGEYNFKIHGHLEFLILSSNMISSIQNNSFVGLQHLKVLHLNENFLEDIPAKIFIHLRSLETLDMSQNRIISISEDAFEGLQNIRGLFLRDNKLNYIPSVALQKIPTLLKLDFGLNTISEIPKGAFIFLRELEELTLDGCGLRKIDSGGFQRLNSVLVLNLHDNELKEIPTLALYKVRRLEELNIGQNNFKELKSRSFLKLKNLKIIRISGSPELTSIRKDVFLDNNNLQKLFITHNKNLNYIESKSFAELSNLRYVNLRGNAFTTFDHDLLPWDELNVLDVRDNPLFCSCEILWLWKLLRNKNISSDASSNVADVHCLNPPRLKNMLLAKITEEELGCYIENWRQMMIVGIIVAAIITTGVLVFLGFHFREKFVVAIMNKWTTRRKEPHYHKTTCMEDEIAVLQTTSQQSLKMTPVTEL; from the coding sequence AATTTCTACGAACTGAAAACATCATGCAGTGCTTGCGAGGATCACGGGGAATTATGGTTCTTCTTTTCTATATTCTGTGTTTGTGGACAGAGGCTGCTGCTATGTGTCCGATGCATTGTAATTGTAATGATCAAAGCCTTAGAGTTCTCTGTCGTGACGCTAATTTGGATGTGGTTCCCATTACTTTGAACCCAGAAATTCGCGAACTTATCTTAAAGAATAATCACATCAAGGGTATAATGGCTTCCTTCAGTGTGTATCATAACTTAAGATATTTAGATATCTCACACAATCAACTAGTACGAGTGGGagaatataattttaagattCATGGTCACCTAGAATTTCTCATCTTGAGCAGTAATATGATTTCTTCCATTCAGAACAATTCTTTTGTTGGTCTCCAGCATCTAAAGGTTTTGCATCTGAATGAAAACTTTCTAGAAGACATACCAGCAAAGATATTTATACATTTACGAAGTTTAGAAACATTGGATATGTCACAAAACAGAATCATTTCCATTTCGGAAGACGCGTTCGAAGGACTTCAAAATATTCGCGGCTTGTTTCTAAGAGACAATAAACTCAACTATATACCTTCTGTTGCATTGCAGAAAATTCCGACATTGTTAAAATTAGATTTTGGGCTGAATACAATAAGTGAAATCCCAAAAGGGGCGTTCATCTTCCTCAGAGAACTGGAAGAACTAACTTTAGATGGATGTGGACTTCGTAAAATTGACTCTGGAGGTTTTCAGCGATTAAACTCGGTTCTTGTTCTTAATCTTCACGATAACGAACTTAAGGAGATTCCTACTTTAGCACTATATAAAGTTCGTCGTTTAGAAGAGCTTAATATAggacaaaacaattttaaagaacTTAAGTCACGCTCTTTTCTAAaactcaaaaatttaaaaatcattagAATAAGCGGCTCTCCAGAACTTACAAGCATACGTAAAGACGTTTTTCTTGATAACAATAATTTACAGAaactttttataactcacaataaaaatttaaattatattgaatCAAAATCTTTTGCTGAGCTTTCCAATCTAAGATATGTAAACCTTCGCGGAAACGCCTTCACAACTTTCGATCATGACTTGCTTCCTTGGGATGAGCTGAATGTGTTAGACGTCAGAGACAACCCGTTGTTTTGCAGCTGTGAGATACTGTGGTTGTGGaagttattaagaaataaaaatatttcatcagatGCTTCCAGTAACGTTGCAGACGTTCATTGCTTAAACCCTCCTAGattaaaaaatatgttgttgGCAAAAATAACGGAAGAAGAACTTGGATGTTACATAGAAAATTGGAGACAAATGATGATCGTTGGTATTATTGTGGCTGCTATTATAACAACTGGTGTCTTAGTTTTTTTGGGTTTTCATTTTAGAGAAAAGTTCGTTGTGGCCATAATGAATAAGTGGACTACTAGAAGGAAAGAACCGCATTACCACAAAACAACCTGTATGGAGGATGAAATCGCAGTGTTACAAACAACTTCTCAGCAGTCTCTCAAAATGACACCAGTCACAGAGTTGTAA
- the LOC143225696 gene encoding uncharacterized protein LOC143225696 isoform X2, which translates to MQCLRGSRGIMVLLFYILCLWTEAAAMCPMHCNCNDQSLRVLCRDANLDVVPITLNPEIRELILKNNHIKGIMASFSVYHNLRYLDISHNQLVRVGEYNFKIHGHLEFLILSSNMISSIQNNSFVGLQHLKVLHLNENFLEDIPAKIFIHLRSLETLDMSQNRIISISEDAFEGLQNIRGLFLRDNKLNYIPSVALQKIPTLLKLDFGLNTISEIPKGAFIFLRELEELTLDGCGLRKIDSGGFQRLNSVLVLNLHDNELKEIPTLALYKVRRLEELNIGQNNFKELKSRSFLKLKNLKIIRISGSPELTSIRKDVFLDNNNLQKLFITHNKNLNYIESKSFAELSNLRYVNLRGNAFTTFDHDLLPWDELNVLDVRDNPLFCSCEILWLWKLLRNKNISSDASSNVADVHCLNPPRLKNMLLAKITEEELGCYIENWRQMMIVGIIVAAIITTGVLVFLGFHFREKFVVAIMNKWTTRRKEPHYHKTTCMEDEIAVLQTTSQQSLKMTPVTEL; encoded by the coding sequence ATGCAGTGCTTGCGAGGATCACGGGGAATTATGGTTCTTCTTTTCTATATTCTGTGTTTGTGGACAGAGGCTGCTGCTATGTGTCCGATGCATTGTAATTGTAATGATCAAAGCCTTAGAGTTCTCTGTCGTGACGCTAATTTGGATGTGGTTCCCATTACTTTGAACCCAGAAATTCGCGAACTTATCTTAAAGAATAATCACATCAAGGGTATAATGGCTTCCTTCAGTGTGTATCATAACTTAAGATATTTAGATATCTCACACAATCAACTAGTACGAGTGGGagaatataattttaagattCATGGTCACCTAGAATTTCTCATCTTGAGCAGTAATATGATTTCTTCCATTCAGAACAATTCTTTTGTTGGTCTCCAGCATCTAAAGGTTTTGCATCTGAATGAAAACTTTCTAGAAGACATACCAGCAAAGATATTTATACATTTACGAAGTTTAGAAACATTGGATATGTCACAAAACAGAATCATTTCCATTTCGGAAGACGCGTTCGAAGGACTTCAAAATATTCGCGGCTTGTTTCTAAGAGACAATAAACTCAACTATATACCTTCTGTTGCATTGCAGAAAATTCCGACATTGTTAAAATTAGATTTTGGGCTGAATACAATAAGTGAAATCCCAAAAGGGGCGTTCATCTTCCTCAGAGAACTGGAAGAACTAACTTTAGATGGATGTGGACTTCGTAAAATTGACTCTGGAGGTTTTCAGCGATTAAACTCGGTTCTTGTTCTTAATCTTCACGATAACGAACTTAAGGAGATTCCTACTTTAGCACTATATAAAGTTCGTCGTTTAGAAGAGCTTAATATAggacaaaacaattttaaagaacTTAAGTCACGCTCTTTTCTAAaactcaaaaatttaaaaatcattagAATAAGCGGCTCTCCAGAACTTACAAGCATACGTAAAGACGTTTTTCTTGATAACAATAATTTACAGAaactttttataactcacaataaaaatttaaattatattgaatCAAAATCTTTTGCTGAGCTTTCCAATCTAAGATATGTAAACCTTCGCGGAAACGCCTTCACAACTTTCGATCATGACTTGCTTCCTTGGGATGAGCTGAATGTGTTAGACGTCAGAGACAACCCGTTGTTTTGCAGCTGTGAGATACTGTGGTTGTGGaagttattaagaaataaaaatatttcatcagatGCTTCCAGTAACGTTGCAGACGTTCATTGCTTAAACCCTCCTAGattaaaaaatatgttgttgGCAAAAATAACGGAAGAAGAACTTGGATGTTACATAGAAAATTGGAGACAAATGATGATCGTTGGTATTATTGTGGCTGCTATTATAACAACTGGTGTCTTAGTTTTTTTGGGTTTTCATTTTAGAGAAAAGTTCGTTGTGGCCATAATGAATAAGTGGACTACTAGAAGGAAAGAACCGCATTACCACAAAACAACCTGTATGGAGGATGAAATCGCAGTGTTACAAACAACTTCTCAGCAGTCTCTCAAAATGACACCAGTCACAGAGTTGTAA